The Treponema sp. Marseille-Q3903 genomic interval AACCATTGGCGCAGCTCATTGGTCGGCGCGATTTCTTTAGCCCACTCGTCTAGCGCTGTTCGTTTTTTACTGATACCGCGCGGCCATAATCGATCAACTAGCACGCGGTAGCCATCATCTGATGTTGGCGATTCGTAAATTCGTTTAATTTTATAGACTGTCATGACAGTACCTCATATTGGTCATATAATATCACACATAAAATATAATATAAACGATTTGTGCGCAAATAAAAAGTTTATAATTTGTAAATAAATGTTGAATAATTTTGTGAAATTCTTAATTGAATTTATTGACTAAAACCCTACTATGAATTATAGTCTTAGAACGCACGTTTTCTATGAATTTGTGTAGAGAGCTGCACTTGCCCCTGTAGCTCAGTTGGTAGAGCACCACATCGGTAATGTGGAGGTCTGCAGTTCGATTCTGCACATGGGCTTAAGAAAACAATTGAATATGCTTGAAGTGATTGTATTTAGGAGATAAATATGGGAAGCAAGAAAAAGGGTGCTGTTGAAATTATTGCATTGCAGTGTACGGAATGTAAGAGAAAAAATTACACAACTTACAAAAACCGCAAGAATATCACGGGAAAACTCGAGAAAAATAAGTACTGTCCATTCTGCAAAAAAAGCATTCTTCACAAAGAAACAAAAGCAAAATAAGCTTGTGATATAGGTATTTGATTATCTGAATTTTTTAGATAATTTTATATATAGGGCAGTAGTTCAGCTGGTAGAGCAGCGGTCTCCAAAACCGCCTGTCGTGGGTTCAAATCCTGCCTGCCCTGTTTTATTAAAATAAGGAAAGATGTTATGGCAAAAGTAGTTCAGTTTATTAAAGAAAGCAGAGCAGAATTGAAGAAGGTTGTGTGGCCGACAAAAGAAGATGTCATATCTTCAATTAAAGTTGTCATTGTTTCTACAATTGTTGTTGCTTTAGTTCTTGGGCTGCTTGATCTTGGCTTTACTAAATTGTTCCAACTTATGATGAAATAAGGACGGAAATATCAATGTCTAGAAACTGGTATATCCTTCATACATACACCGGCTATGAGGGTAAAATCGAACGTACAATTAAATTACTGCTTGAAAAGAATGAAGTTAGTTCAGAAGTTATTCTTGATGTAAAAGTTCCTGTAGAAGAACTTGTTGAAATTAAAGACGGAAAAAAGAAGTCTCGTATGAACAAGTTTCTTCCGGGTTATCTTATGCTTGAGATGGATTTACCGGAATTGGGATGGAAAGATACTGTTGCAAAACTTTTTAAAATTCAGGGAGTTACCGGATTTGTAGGAAGTTTGAGCAGAAATGATCGTCCTATGCCGATTTCAAAAGATGAAGCGATGAATCTTCTTCAGAAATCAGGGGCAATCAAAGGTGAAAAACAGGCTCACGTTCGTCACGCATTCAATGTCGGTGATGTTGTCAAGATTTCGGAAGGACCTTTTGCTAATTTTGATGGTACGGTAAAAGAAATCAACGTTGAAAAAGAAAAGCTCAACGTAGAAGTTCAGATTTTTGGACGTCCTACTCCAGTAGAAGTGAGTTTCTTGCAGGCTGAAAAAGTCGCAAAATAACTTACATTGATCTTTGCAAATTCAGGGGTTTGTATCCCAAATGCAAACCGCAAAATCCTGTTTTTGGGAGAGTTGCAAGTCCGTTGGACATAGGCATCTCGTTAGTATGATATCTTTTTAGATCCATACACACCAATATTGGGAGAAATAAAATGGCTACAAAAAAAGTAACAGCTGTGATTAAATTGCAGTGTCCTGCGGGAGCGGCTACTCCGGCTCCTCCAATTGGCCCTGCTCTCGGACCTCACGGCGTGTCTGCTCCGAAATTTGTACAGGAATTTAACGACCGTACAAAATCTATGGAGAAAGGTCTCATTATTCCTGTAATCATCACTGTTTATCAGGATAAATCTTACACATTCGTTCTAAAAACTCCTCCAGCAGCAGTTCTTATTCGCAAAGCATGTAAAATTCAGAAAGGTTCTGGAAATCCGCTTCGCGATAAAGTTGCTACACTTTCAAAAAAGGATTTGGAAGAGATTGCAAAAACAAAGATGCCTGATATCAACGCGAATGATATTGAAGCAGCAAAGAAAATTATTGCCGGTACTGCACGCAGTATGGGTGTAGAGGTGGAGCAGTAATATGAAACATGGAAAGAAATATAATGCATCAGCTGCAAAATATGATCTTACAAAAAAATATGATGTAGCTTCAGCTTGCAAAATGGTTCAGGACATGAAATATGCAAAGTTCGATGAAACAATCGAATGCCACATTTCACTTCGTCTTGAAAAAAATGCTACTGTGCGCGACACATTGGTATTCCCAAATCAATTCCGCGGTGAAAAGAAAGTTCTCGTATTCTGTAAAGGCGATAAAGTAAAAGAAGCTTTAGATGCAGGCGCTGCATTTGCAGGTGAAGAATATATCGATAAAGTAAAAGACGGCTGGCTTGATTTTGACGTTGCTGTTGCAACTCCTGATATGATGAAAGATGTAGGTCGTCTCGGTATGGTTCTTGGTCGTAAAGGGCTCATGCCTAACCCAAAAACCGGTACTGTAACTCCTAACGTTGCGCAGGCAGTTGCGGAACTTAAAAAAGGTCGTACTGAATTCCGTGCGGATAAATCAGGTATTGTACACATTGCAGTTGGAAAATGTTCTATGGATTCGGAAAAAGTTGTAGAAAACGTAAATACTCTTCTTTCTGAAATCAGCAAGAGAAAACCTGTTGGAACAGCAAATTTCGTTTCATCTGTATCTGTGAGTTCATCTATGGGACCCGGCGTTTGGGTTGATTATAAGGAAGGTGAGTAATGGCAGTAAGAGCAAAAAAAATTCAGCCTGCTAAGGCTCAGGCTATCGAAGAAGCAAAAAAGATATTTGCTGATTACAGTGATTTTATTTTTGCTGACTATCGCGGTCTTACAGTAGAGCAGATTTCAGCTCTTCGTGATAAACTCCGTGAAAAGAATGCAGTTCTTAAAGTTGTAAAAAACAACTTTGCGCGTATCGCTTTTGAAGATATGAAAGTTGAAAACGTTGCTGATTATCTAAAAGGTCCTACAGTTGTTGCAATGGCTAAAGAAGATTCAAACGAAGTTGCAAAGATTCTTTTTGATTTCGCAAAAGATGTTCCGGCTCTCAGTGTAAAAGGCGGTAGCATTGCAAACG includes:
- the nusG gene encoding transcription termination/antitermination protein NusG codes for the protein MSRNWYILHTYTGYEGKIERTIKLLLEKNEVSSEVILDVKVPVEELVEIKDGKKKSRMNKFLPGYLMLEMDLPELGWKDTVAKLFKIQGVTGFVGSLSRNDRPMPISKDEAMNLLQKSGAIKGEKQAHVRHAFNVGDVVKISEGPFANFDGTVKEINVEKEKLNVEVQIFGRPTPVEVSFLQAEKVAK
- the secE gene encoding preprotein translocase subunit SecE gives rise to the protein MAKVVQFIKESRAELKKVVWPTKEDVISSIKVVIVSTIVVALVLGLLDLGFTKLFQLMMK
- the rplJ gene encoding 50S ribosomal protein L10; translation: MAVRAKKIQPAKAQAIEEAKKIFADYSDFIFADYRGLTVEQISALRDKLREKNAVLKVVKNNFARIAFEDMKVENVADYLKGPTVVAMAKEDSNEVAKILFDFAKDVPALSVKGGSIANEIYDVAKITAYSKVPGKKQLYAMLMSAMNGPVQKLAATLQAYADSKK
- the rplA gene encoding 50S ribosomal protein L1, coding for MKHGKKYNASAAKYDLTKKYDVASACKMVQDMKYAKFDETIECHISLRLEKNATVRDTLVFPNQFRGEKKVLVFCKGDKVKEALDAGAAFAGEEYIDKVKDGWLDFDVAVATPDMMKDVGRLGMVLGRKGLMPNPKTGTVTPNVAQAVAELKKGRTEFRADKSGIVHIAVGKCSMDSEKVVENVNTLLSEISKRKPVGTANFVSSVSVSSSMGPGVWVDYKEGE
- the rpmG gene encoding 50S ribosomal protein L33 yields the protein MGSKKKGAVEIIALQCTECKRKNYTTYKNRKNITGKLEKNKYCPFCKKSILHKETKAK
- the rplK gene encoding 50S ribosomal protein L11, translating into MATKKVTAVIKLQCPAGAATPAPPIGPALGPHGVSAPKFVQEFNDRTKSMEKGLIIPVIITVYQDKSYTFVLKTPPAAVLIRKACKIQKGSGNPLRDKVATLSKKDLEEIAKTKMPDINANDIEAAKKIIAGTARSMGVEVEQ